A window of the Linepithema humile isolate Giens D197 chromosome 4, Lhum_UNIL_v1.0, whole genome shotgun sequence genome harbors these coding sequences:
- the Brd8 gene encoding bromodomain-containing protein 8 isoform X2, whose amino-acid sequence MASMQDKLKLKRVSCDTWTTREQLCLASSVLKSGDQNWMSVSRSLKPFIEKELLRPADWYSQKSCAMQYAYLLENADTPKRKKRESGETTSESIVRRLTQERLTELNQALAYHKNEYLRLKADINLLKSGTISDENLEKMWHDIQQEEHEAEQKTRVQIAWLAKRQQQQKQEMSSPSISTSVANQTRKLVESAMDTTVQEPVMAEPSTENDDEKKNNRGGRSPLLTSLLKSPSPTTQTMQTFSSTSVQVSSPTITSLLGSSPKILNTQLTQNVSPQLQQLVSTAIASGNANVTSERPSVGAPTLSMLLEMPASAQRGPLPNLQTTNPAASIQQQQQTTMTAATTTSEVHNFQQAVQPQPQIHQMTIQNETTSATAAVTIPTAATPALAAIVTAPTNIPVSENMVQIIDHIDDVIRKDIMTDVIDKDEINEIIGDIEELIKKEITHSPQSLDTIGSTTTTATTTTTTTTTTTTMAATTTATTTATAAVVGGLTGVSQQTPGNPIVAQSKPEPRDVDEAVSLSDSPQSEMAIEEIDSSTSNIAEIIGTVAIEPQESKIIVAEVTEPTTKTSEESKFEASICDERMTLTENIVPELEVNSTKNSKNTSMEGKQLDAEVKSSTATSAETEENDSKLLEKAKQATEETVEEEVEEVEEEEEDEEEEVEVIVSEDKESSENVKEQKEPAEETEGDQQDVPSTEVVSVSSEVMNDVHSTEDTEKSQDISLILEDDESSQSSESKKKAAAEEQIIENTVESAESLESFKEESVVLVKDKTTVEVKEELSVKSQEEEAVEETLEIYTDEFKKEEIKDSSEDTTSSILQDTEMKEEEIGNEAAEDITHVVTAEGVENVKSEPVDTVTNADVSIKKTETPEVKSEPKTETEPEGSGSFHGKSSVRSSSTEEDKKEKVEIKEEIKEDVKKTVDSEQSIKKEIDSTVGEEPGELDEEESSLSKLSSGRAMKTYSKRQNVAMDSEPENEGTGEGADYRAWKKAVMLVYNRLATHKYASVFLRPITEDQAPGYHSVIFRPMDLSTVKKNIDNGTIRSTMHFQRDVMLMFQNAIMYNKHDTFIYKMAVSMQEECLQHMQILVQVTGEGTFRRETRTATSSSSETTDSIIKRKRSHITPSPHDTDNPRSKKRRKSEND is encoded by the exons ATGGCATCGATGCAAGACA aacTAAAACTCAAACGTGTCAGTTGCGATACATGGACTACGCGGGAACAATTATGCCTAGCATCAAGTGTGCTAAAGTCTGGGGACCAGAATTGGATGAGTGTATCTAGATCATTGAAGCCTTTcatagaaaaagaattgctAAGGCCTGCTGACTGGTATTCACAAAAGTCATGTGCCATGCAATACGCATATCTGCTTGAAAATGCTGATACACCAAAAAGGAAGAAACGAGAGAGCGGCGAAACCACCAGTGAATCCATAGTTAGAAGATTGACACAGGAGAGATTAACTGAATTGAATCAGGCTTTAGCTTATCATAAGAATGAATATTTGCGGCTTAAAGCAGATATAAATCTACTCAAGTCTGGCACGATAAGCGATGAGAACTTGGAGAAGATGTGGCACGATATACAACAAGAAGAACACGAAGCAGAACAGAAGACACGGGTTCAGATAGCGTGGCTAGCAAAACGTCAACAGCAACAGAAGCAAGAGATGAGTTCACCATCTATCTCGACTTCGGTCGCAAATCAAACTCGCAAACTTGTGGAAAGTGCGATGGACACAACAGTGCAGGAACCTGTCATGGCGGAACCCTCGACGGAAAATGACGATGAGAAGAAAAACAACAGGGGCGGTAGATCTCCATTGCTGACGAGTTTGCTGAAGTCTCCCAGCCCGACCACTCAAACCATGCAAACCTTTTCGTCTACCTCCGTTCAAGTCAGTTCGCCAACCATCACCAGTCTTCTCGGGTCGAGTCCCAAGATACTAAACACGCAATTGACACAAAATGTGTCGCCGCAGTTGCAGCAACTGGTCTCAACAGCTATCGCCAGTGGCAATGCAAACGTGACATCGGAACGGCCATCCGTCGGCGCGCCTACACTTTCTATGCTGCTCGAGATGCCGGCCAGCGCGCAGAGAGGACCCCTACCAAACCTGCAAACGACGAATCCTGCAGCAAGCAtacagcaacaacaacaaacGACTATGACTGCGGCCACCACTACCTCCGAGGTGCACAATTTCCAGCAAGCGGTGCAACCGCAACCTCAAATTCATCAGATGACCATACAGAACGAAACGACGAGTGCCACAGCAGCAGTGACGATACCTACGGCAGCGACTCCGGCACTCGCTGCAATCGTTACTGCACCGACAAATATACCTGTATCGGAGAACATGGTGCAGATAATCGATCACATAGACGACGTGATACGCAAAGACATAATGACAGACGTGATAGATAAAGACGAGATAAATGAAATCATCGGCGATATCGAGGAGTTGATCAAAAAAGAGATTACCCATAGTCCGCAGTCTCTAGACACGATTGgctcgacgacgacgacggctacgacaacaacgacgacgaccacGACAACGACAACAatggcggcgacgacgacggcgacgacgacggcgacggcggcagTTGTTGGCGGTCTGACAGGCGTATCGCAGCAAACACCGGGAAATCCGATAGTAGCGCAATCAAAGCCCGAACCGAGGGATGTAGACGAGGCTGTTTCACTGTCCGACTCGCCGCAGAGTGAAATGGCGATTGAAGAAATTGACTCCAGCACCTCGAACATCGCCGAAATTATTGGCACCGTTGCCATAGAGCCACAGGAGTCTAAAATCATCGTTGCGGAGGTCACGGAGCCCACAACGAAAACGTCGGAGGAGAGCAAATTCGAGGCGAGTATTTGCGATGAGAGAATGACTTTGACCGAGAATATTGTTCCAGAGTTAGAAGTGAACAGCACAAAGAACAGCAAGAATACTTCGATGGAGGGGAAACAACTGGATGCCGAAGTGAAGTCTTCAACCGCAACATCCGCGGAGACCGAGGAGAACGATTCTAAGCTTCTAGAGAAGGCAAAGCAGGCGACAGAGGAAACCGTGGAGGAAGAGGTGGAAGAagtggaggaggaggaagaggatgAGGAGGAAGAGGTGGAAGTGATCGTGTCCGAAGACAAGGAGTCGTCCGAGAACGTCAAGGAGCAGAAGGAGCCTGCGGAAGAAACTGAAG GGGACCAGCAGGACGTGCCGTCCACGGAGGTCGTGAGTGTTTCTTCGGAAGTGATGAACGACGTGCACAGTACCGAAGACACAGAGAAGTCACAGGACATTAGCCTGATTCTGGAGGACGATGAGAGCAGTCAGAGCTCAGAGAGTAAGAAGAAAGCAGCGGCGGAGGAGCAGATTATCGAGAACACGGTTGAGAGTGCCGAATCCTTGGAATCGTTTAAGGAGGAATCTGTGGTTTTGGTAAAAGATAAAACCACTGTGGAAGTAAAAGAAGAGTTGTCGGTGAAATCACAAGAGGAAGAGGCTGTTGAGGAAACATTGGAAATATACACGGATGAATTTAAGAAGGAAGAAATCAAGGATTCTTCAGAGGATACCACGAGCTCTATTTTGCAAGATACAGAGATGAAGGAGGAGGAAATTGGCAATGAGGCGGCTGAGGATATCACCCATGTGGTAACCGCAGAGGGAGTGGAAAACGTCAAAAGTGAGCCGGTAGATACTGTAACCAACGCGGACGTGAGTATTAAAAAAACCGAGACTCCGGAAGTTAAATCTGAACCAAAGACTGAGACTGAACCGGAAGGTAGCGGATCGTTTCATGGAAAAAGTTCGGTTCGCAGTTCAAGTACGGAGGAggataaaaaagagaaagtagAGATAAAAGAGGAGATAAAGGAAGACGTTAAGAAGACCGTCGATAGTGAGCAGAgcataaagaaagaaatagacTCTACAGTTGGGGAGGAACCTGGAGAATTAGACGAAGAAGAATCCTCCTTAAGCAAATTGAGCAGCGGACGGGCGATGAAGACGTATTCCAAGAGACAGAACGTCGCCATGGACAGTGAGCCGGAGAACGAGGGCACGGGAGAAGGTGCGGATTATCGCGCCTGGAAAAAGGCGGTCATGCTCGTCTACAATCGTCTAGCCACACACAAATACGCGTCCGTGTTCCTGAGACCGATCACAGAGGATCAGGCACCTGGATATCATTCGGTGATCTTTCGACCAATGGATCTGTCAACCGTTAAGAAGAACATTGATAACGGTACGATTAGATCAACTATGCACTTTCAAAGAGATGTCATGCTAATGTTCCAGAACGCTATTATGTACAACAAACATGACACGTTTATCTACAAAATGGCAGTTTCGATGCAGGAGGAGTGCTTGCAACATATGcag ATATTAGTGCAAGTAACGGGAGAAGGAACATTCCGAAGGGAGACTAGAACTGCCACGAGCAGTAGCAGTGAGACGACCGATAGCATCATTAAACGGAAACGAAGCCATATTACGCCAAGTCCTCACGACACCGATAATCCTCGTTCGAAAAAACGTAGAAAATCCGAAAACGATTAA
- the Brd8 gene encoding bromodomain-containing protein 8 isoform X1, translating to MASMQDKLKLKRVSCDTWTTREQLCLASSVLKSGDQNWMSVSRSLKPFIEKELLRPADWYSQKSCAMQYAYLLENADTPKRKKRESGETTSESIVRRLTQERLTELNQALAYHKNEYLRLKADINLLKSGTISDENLEKMWHDIQQEEHEAEQKTRVQIAWLAKRQQQQKQEMSSPSISTSVANQTRKLVESAMDTTVQEPVMAEPSTENDDEKKNNRGGRSPLLTSLLKSPSPTTQTMQTFSSTSVQVSSPTITSLLGSSPKILNTQLTQNVSPQLQQLVSTAIASGNANVTSERPSVGAPTLSMLLEMPASAQRGPLPNLQTTNPAASIQQQQQTTMTAATTTSEVHNFQQAVQPQPQIHQMTIQNETTSATAAVTIPTAATPALAAIVTAPTNIPVSENMVQIIDHIDDVIRKDIMTDVIDKDEINEIIGDIEELIKKEITHSPQSLDTIGSTTTTATTTTTTTTTTTTMAATTTATTTATAAVVGGLTGVSQQTPGNPIVAQSKPEPRDVDEAVSLSDSPQSEMAIEEIDSSTSNIAEIIGTVAIEPQESKIIVAEVTEPTTKTSEESKFEASICDERMTLTENIVPELEVNSTKNSKNTSMEGKQLDAEVKSSTATSAETEENDSKLLEKAKQATEETVEEEVEEVEEEEEDEEEEVEVIVSEDKESSENVKEQKEPAEETEGKNNARLDQLEMHLAKITGDQQDVPSTEVVSVSSEVMNDVHSTEDTEKSQDISLILEDDESSQSSESKKKAAAEEQIIENTVESAESLESFKEESVVLVKDKTTVEVKEELSVKSQEEEAVEETLEIYTDEFKKEEIKDSSEDTTSSILQDTEMKEEEIGNEAAEDITHVVTAEGVENVKSEPVDTVTNADVSIKKTETPEVKSEPKTETEPEGSGSFHGKSSVRSSSTEEDKKEKVEIKEEIKEDVKKTVDSEQSIKKEIDSTVGEEPGELDEEESSLSKLSSGRAMKTYSKRQNVAMDSEPENEGTGEGADYRAWKKAVMLVYNRLATHKYASVFLRPITEDQAPGYHSVIFRPMDLSTVKKNIDNGTIRSTMHFQRDVMLMFQNAIMYNKHDTFIYKMAVSMQEECLQHMQILVQVTGEGTFRRETRTATSSSSETTDSIIKRKRSHITPSPHDTDNPRSKKRRKSEND from the exons ATGGCATCGATGCAAGACA aacTAAAACTCAAACGTGTCAGTTGCGATACATGGACTACGCGGGAACAATTATGCCTAGCATCAAGTGTGCTAAAGTCTGGGGACCAGAATTGGATGAGTGTATCTAGATCATTGAAGCCTTTcatagaaaaagaattgctAAGGCCTGCTGACTGGTATTCACAAAAGTCATGTGCCATGCAATACGCATATCTGCTTGAAAATGCTGATACACCAAAAAGGAAGAAACGAGAGAGCGGCGAAACCACCAGTGAATCCATAGTTAGAAGATTGACACAGGAGAGATTAACTGAATTGAATCAGGCTTTAGCTTATCATAAGAATGAATATTTGCGGCTTAAAGCAGATATAAATCTACTCAAGTCTGGCACGATAAGCGATGAGAACTTGGAGAAGATGTGGCACGATATACAACAAGAAGAACACGAAGCAGAACAGAAGACACGGGTTCAGATAGCGTGGCTAGCAAAACGTCAACAGCAACAGAAGCAAGAGATGAGTTCACCATCTATCTCGACTTCGGTCGCAAATCAAACTCGCAAACTTGTGGAAAGTGCGATGGACACAACAGTGCAGGAACCTGTCATGGCGGAACCCTCGACGGAAAATGACGATGAGAAGAAAAACAACAGGGGCGGTAGATCTCCATTGCTGACGAGTTTGCTGAAGTCTCCCAGCCCGACCACTCAAACCATGCAAACCTTTTCGTCTACCTCCGTTCAAGTCAGTTCGCCAACCATCACCAGTCTTCTCGGGTCGAGTCCCAAGATACTAAACACGCAATTGACACAAAATGTGTCGCCGCAGTTGCAGCAACTGGTCTCAACAGCTATCGCCAGTGGCAATGCAAACGTGACATCGGAACGGCCATCCGTCGGCGCGCCTACACTTTCTATGCTGCTCGAGATGCCGGCCAGCGCGCAGAGAGGACCCCTACCAAACCTGCAAACGACGAATCCTGCAGCAAGCAtacagcaacaacaacaaacGACTATGACTGCGGCCACCACTACCTCCGAGGTGCACAATTTCCAGCAAGCGGTGCAACCGCAACCTCAAATTCATCAGATGACCATACAGAACGAAACGACGAGTGCCACAGCAGCAGTGACGATACCTACGGCAGCGACTCCGGCACTCGCTGCAATCGTTACTGCACCGACAAATATACCTGTATCGGAGAACATGGTGCAGATAATCGATCACATAGACGACGTGATACGCAAAGACATAATGACAGACGTGATAGATAAAGACGAGATAAATGAAATCATCGGCGATATCGAGGAGTTGATCAAAAAAGAGATTACCCATAGTCCGCAGTCTCTAGACACGATTGgctcgacgacgacgacggctacgacaacaacgacgacgaccacGACAACGACAACAatggcggcgacgacgacggcgacgacgacggcgacggcggcagTTGTTGGCGGTCTGACAGGCGTATCGCAGCAAACACCGGGAAATCCGATAGTAGCGCAATCAAAGCCCGAACCGAGGGATGTAGACGAGGCTGTTTCACTGTCCGACTCGCCGCAGAGTGAAATGGCGATTGAAGAAATTGACTCCAGCACCTCGAACATCGCCGAAATTATTGGCACCGTTGCCATAGAGCCACAGGAGTCTAAAATCATCGTTGCGGAGGTCACGGAGCCCACAACGAAAACGTCGGAGGAGAGCAAATTCGAGGCGAGTATTTGCGATGAGAGAATGACTTTGACCGAGAATATTGTTCCAGAGTTAGAAGTGAACAGCACAAAGAACAGCAAGAATACTTCGATGGAGGGGAAACAACTGGATGCCGAAGTGAAGTCTTCAACCGCAACATCCGCGGAGACCGAGGAGAACGATTCTAAGCTTCTAGAGAAGGCAAAGCAGGCGACAGAGGAAACCGTGGAGGAAGAGGTGGAAGAagtggaggaggaggaagaggatgAGGAGGAAGAGGTGGAAGTGATCGTGTCCGAAGACAAGGAGTCGTCCGAGAACGTCAAGGAGCAGAAGGAGCCTGCGGAAGAAACTGAAGGTAAAAATAATGCGAGATTAGATCAATTAGAAATGCATCTGGCGAAAATTACAGGGGACCAGCAGGACGTGCCGTCCACGGAGGTCGTGAGTGTTTCTTCGGAAGTGATGAACGACGTGCACAGTACCGAAGACACAGAGAAGTCACAGGACATTAGCCTGATTCTGGAGGACGATGAGAGCAGTCAGAGCTCAGAGAGTAAGAAGAAAGCAGCGGCGGAGGAGCAGATTATCGAGAACACGGTTGAGAGTGCCGAATCCTTGGAATCGTTTAAGGAGGAATCTGTGGTTTTGGTAAAAGATAAAACCACTGTGGAAGTAAAAGAAGAGTTGTCGGTGAAATCACAAGAGGAAGAGGCTGTTGAGGAAACATTGGAAATATACACGGATGAATTTAAGAAGGAAGAAATCAAGGATTCTTCAGAGGATACCACGAGCTCTATTTTGCAAGATACAGAGATGAAGGAGGAGGAAATTGGCAATGAGGCGGCTGAGGATATCACCCATGTGGTAACCGCAGAGGGAGTGGAAAACGTCAAAAGTGAGCCGGTAGATACTGTAACCAACGCGGACGTGAGTATTAAAAAAACCGAGACTCCGGAAGTTAAATCTGAACCAAAGACTGAGACTGAACCGGAAGGTAGCGGATCGTTTCATGGAAAAAGTTCGGTTCGCAGTTCAAGTACGGAGGAggataaaaaagagaaagtagAGATAAAAGAGGAGATAAAGGAAGACGTTAAGAAGACCGTCGATAGTGAGCAGAgcataaagaaagaaatagacTCTACAGTTGGGGAGGAACCTGGAGAATTAGACGAAGAAGAATCCTCCTTAAGCAAATTGAGCAGCGGACGGGCGATGAAGACGTATTCCAAGAGACAGAACGTCGCCATGGACAGTGAGCCGGAGAACGAGGGCACGGGAGAAGGTGCGGATTATCGCGCCTGGAAAAAGGCGGTCATGCTCGTCTACAATCGTCTAGCCACACACAAATACGCGTCCGTGTTCCTGAGACCGATCACAGAGGATCAGGCACCTGGATATCATTCGGTGATCTTTCGACCAATGGATCTGTCAACCGTTAAGAAGAACATTGATAACGGTACGATTAGATCAACTATGCACTTTCAAAGAGATGTCATGCTAATGTTCCAGAACGCTATTATGTACAACAAACATGACACGTTTATCTACAAAATGGCAGTTTCGATGCAGGAGGAGTGCTTGCAACATATGcag ATATTAGTGCAAGTAACGGGAGAAGGAACATTCCGAAGGGAGACTAGAACTGCCACGAGCAGTAGCAGTGAGACGACCGATAGCATCATTAAACGGAAACGAAGCCATATTACGCCAAGTCCTCACGACACCGATAATCCTCGTTCGAAAAAACGTAGAAAATCCGAAAACGATTAA
- the LOC105671110 gene encoding heparanase-like, producing the protein MNYFASNNWNKNQYQNLNDARVRSNSVVRSILCCTILGLCSTLLILSLWSSNIHIPTIRTHVLYLDRQQSLLHITSDKFLSFGLDTSLLRNMNELPVKQKEFINLARHLSPAYVRIGGTSADCLIFDQNQVEQNSLRKILSPVDGQDISNFTISSADLLAVYNFAAKSELRMIFDLNVLLRNSDGSWNDTNAQEIIMFAKTQGMELDWQLGNEPNSFKHVFNVTISAIQLARDYNRLRQLLDEAGYISSILVGPEVNHIGDTNHKGEIYAETFLESQKNIVNYVTWHQYYLNGREAKAIDFVNPRTFNWLPMQIKSIGNVVAASAQNVSMWLSETSTAYGGGAPGLSDRFVAGFLWLDKLGYSASAGLNVVTRQSLFGGDYAMVSPNLTPNPDWWVSVFYKQFVSEKVLKLLTPNNFDYVRLYMHCTPKKALIARVPAVTIYGMNIDKIAVRIDIPELIVQSSKIVKIFFYSLTADYFQSSEIKLNGERLKLQQNGDLPPFRPRILDPTDLIILPPYSMVFMIIHGIEVSGCST; encoded by the exons ATGAATTACTTCGCGAGCAACAACTGGAACAAAAATCAGTATCAGAACTTGAATGATGCTCGCGTACGAAGCA atTCGGTGGTGCGTTCTATTCTTTGTTGCACAATATTGGGCTTGTGCTCAACGCTATTAATACTCTCATTATGGAGCTCTAACATTCATATTCCGACAATTCGCACTCATGTGTTATATCTTGACAGACAGCAATCTCTTTTACATATCACTTCTGACAAATTCTTGTCATTTGGTCTCGATACATCCTTACTTCGGAATATGAATGAATTACCTGTTAAACAAaaggaatttattaatttggcCCGTCACTTAAGTCCTGCTTATGTAAGAATAGGTGGAACTTCTGCAGACTGTCTAATATTTGATCAGAATCAG GTGGAACAAAACTCtctcagaaaaatattaagtccTGTAGATGGCCAGGATATCAGCAATTTCACAATCTCTAGTGCAGATCTGCTTGCTGTCTATAATTTTGCAGCAAAATCTGAGTTACGAATGATTTTTGATCTGAATGTATTACTGAGAAACTCAGACGGATCCTGGAATGATACTAATGCacaagaaattattatgtttgcCAAAACTCAAGGCATGGAACTAGATTGGCAATTAGGAAATg aACCAAATTCCTTTAAACATGTTTTTAATGTAACGATTTCTGCGATTCAACTCGCAAGGGATTATAATCGGTTGAGGCAATTGCTAGACGAAGCAGGATACATCAGCAGCATCCTCGTCGGACCGGAAGTGAATCACATTGGAGACACAAATCACAAAGGGGAAATATATGCTGAGACTTTCCTCGAAAGTCAAAAAAACATCGTAAATTATGTAACTTGGCATCAATATTATCTGAACGGACGAGAAGCTAAAGCCATAGATTTCGTGAATCCTCGCACATTTAATTGGTTACCGATGCAAATCAAGAGTATAGGAAACGTTGTTGCTGCATCTGCACAAAACGTTTCCATGTGGTTGT CAGAAACTAGCACTGCGTACGGCGGAGGAGCACCCGGATTGTCTGACAGATTTGTAGCCGGATTTTTATGGTTGGATAAATTGGGTTACAGCGCTAGTGCTGGATTAAACGTTGTCACGAGGCAATCATTGTTCGGCGGAGATTATGCTATGGTGTCGCCAAATCTCACACCGAACCCCGATTGGTGGGTCAGTGTCTTCTACAAGCAATTCGTATCGGAGAAGGTTCTAAAATTGCTCACACCCAACAACTTTGACTACGTACGGCTATACATGCATTGTACACCGAAAAAAGCTTTAATCGCCAGAGTGCCGGCTGTCACAATCTATGGAatgaatattgataaaattgcgGTTCGCATCGATATTCCAGAGTTGATAGTACAGTCTAGTAAAATAGTGAAGATATTCTTTTACTCTTTGACTGCTGATTATTTTCAGTCAAG TGAAATAAAGTTGAATGGCGAAAGGTTAAAATTACAACAGAATGGAGATTTACCGCCATTTCGACCTAGGATACTGGATCCTACGGATCTTATAATCCTACCGCCGTATTCCATGGTCTTCATGATTATTCATGGCATCGAGGTTTCTGGCTGTTCGACATGA
- the LOC105671111 gene encoding uncharacterized protein, translating to MTNSIKKSSLVPISFLVLIVACQFTFSRAGGTPVVIWCPHNESSDYDSTYKTTPPPNPLFQLSSEDFERSLSQMRLTKPTILVADELCIEDLKNNKVLSVVTNGSEIHYFPCVHTPDAVFQKVFNDEQMRIIEDLSDDQLNMALKDSDSNACIALAGKQCRYSQTERIKRDTAKENSTEFKIKTDRVILYASTSPTFKAPKSEKSVELPGSKVTATSTRKVNGTLILNIKLSGIENIGDLSLDIFFPVKSRGYYTMEKVNFETNNARDTLFAKKDIYFPYNFSYHCSLNTVFINNTVHLNISDMQVQVDAKNAVFDDAYDCVGFTSIPIWTGIFVTAILALIMIWALTMIMDIRTMDRFDDPKGKTITISAAE from the exons ATGAcgaatagtataaaaaaatcgagCCTCGTTCCTATATCGTTTCTCGTATTGATTGTCGCCTGTCAATTTACATTTTCCCGTGCCGGCGGTACGCCCGTCGTGATATGGTGCCCGCACAACGAATCATCCGATTACGATTCGACATACAAAACGACTCCGCCTCCAAATCCGCTGTTTCAACTGTCTTCGGAGGACTTTGAGAGGAGCCTGTCACAAATGAGACTAACGAAACCAACGATACTTGTCGCCGATGAATTGTGTATCGAGGATTTGAAGAACAACAAG GTACTGTCAGTTGTCACTAATGGCTCTGAAATACACTATTTCCCATGTGTTCATACGCCAGATGCAGTCtttcaaaaagtttttaacGACGAACAGATGAGAATAATAGAAGATCTAAGTGATGATCAATTAAACATGGCTCTAAAGGATTCAGATTCAAATGCATGTATAGCACTTGCAGGAAAACAATGTCGTTACAGTCAAACTGAACGCATAAAAAGGGATACTGCTAAAGAAAATTCtacagaatttaaaataaaaacagacaGAGTCATTCTATATGCCAGCACATCACCAACATTCAAG GCACCGAAGTCGGAAAAGTCCGTGGAACTTCCTGGATCTAAAGTGACTGCAACGTCGACTCGGAAGGTGAATGGTACACTGATCTTGAACATCAAGCTTTCTGGTATTGAAAACATTGGCGATTTGTCGCTTGACATTTTCTTCCCAGTCAAAAGTAGGGGCTATTACACAATGGAAAAAGTCAATTTTGAAACAAACAACGCAAGGGATACTCTATTTgctaaaaaagatatttacttCCCGTACAACTTCTCTTATCATTGTTCTTTGAACACTGTCTTCATTAACAATACTGTACACTTGAACATCTCAGATATGCAAGTTCAAGTCGATGCTAAAAACGCGGTATTCGACGATGCATATGACTGCGTTGGTTTCACCAGCATACCGATTTGGACTGGAATATTCGTGACTGCAATATTAGCCTTAATTATGATATGGGCACTCACTATGATTATGGATATTCGTACAATGGATAGATTTGATGATCCTAAGGGAAAGACCATCACAATCTCTGCTGCAGAGTAG